A genomic segment from Gavia stellata isolate bGavSte3 chromosome 4, bGavSte3.hap2, whole genome shotgun sequence encodes:
- the WBP2NL gene encoding postacrosomal sheath WW domain-binding protein encodes MALNRSHSQEGGVVIPNAESVLKQCKDVELSFSDMTGKPEAFKGTKKGMLYLTPYRMIFVSKGKDPMLSFMMPFYLVKGCSIEQPVFSANYIKGQIQAEAGGGWEGQGTFKLTFNSGGAIEFGQLMFKAASNASSGVPLQNPGYGYTPVPGGYAPAPPAPGGYSPAPGGYAAPPPPNGPYPYTPPSMNAYGPAPQPMGYPYAQTPGIYPPLPNMNPMYVPSPPPYSGPPPGGPSAPSAPPAWVGPGMPGSSKAMEAASSAYYNPANPHNVYMPMDQPPPYAPPEDKKNN; translated from the exons TGTTCTCAAACAGTGTAAAGATGTGGAGCTCTCCTTCAGTGACATGACAGGCAAACCTGAAGCTTTCAAAGGCACCAAGAAAGGGATGCTGTATCTCACCCCTTACCGG ATGATCTTTGTGTCAAAGGGCAAGGATCCTATGCTGTCTTTCATGATGCCCTTTTATTTGGTGAAAGGATGCTCAATTGAGCAGCCTGTTTTCTCTGCCAATTACATCAAAGGACAGATTCAGGCCGAGGCAGGAG GTggctgggaagggcaggggaCGTTTAAACTGACTTTCAATAGTGGAGGAGCCATTGAGTTTGGACAGCTGATGTTCAAAGCTGCCTCTAATG CTTCCAGTGGCGTTCCTCTCCAGAACCCTGGCTATGGCTATACACCTGTTCCTGGAGGGTATGCACCTGCCCCGCCTGCTCCGGGGGGTTATTCACCTGCGCCAGGGGGCTATgctgctcctccaccaccaAATGGACCATATCCTTATACACCACCTTCGATGAATGCCTATGGACCTGCTCCACAGCCCATGGGATATCCATATGCCCAGACTCCAG GTATTTATCCACCACTTCCAAACATGAACCCCATGTATGTGCCATCTCCTCCCCCCTACTCCGGGCCACCTCCTGGAGGACCCTCAGCCCCCTcagctcccccagcctgggTGGGCCCAGGGATGCCAG gGAGCAGTAAGGCCATGGAAGCTGCTTCCAGTGCATATTACAACCCTGCCAACCCACACAATGTGTACATGCCCATG GATCAGCCACCTCCTTATGCACCTCCTGAGGATAAGAAGAACAACTAA